The segment AACATCGTCAACTACCTTGCGGAGGGCGAGTACGCCTGGACTAACTTGTTTTGCCATAATAATTATCCTCCAATCTTTCTGTAAGATTTATTTCTGACGGCTGGCTGCCTGGTACGCAAAAAGCGCAGCACCCAGCGCGCCGTTATACTGTGTCAGCGGGGAAATGTGGATCTCGCAGCCCAGCTCCTTCTGAAGAGCGGAGACAACGCCGCTGTTCTGAGCAACACCGCCTGTCATAACCACATCCGGAACTACCCCGATTCTGTGTGCAAGTCCCGTAACCCGGTGTGCCACTGATTTGTGGATACCGTTGATAATATCGCACTTGTCTGTTCCCATGGCGAGCTGGCTGATAACCTCGCTCTCCGCGAAAACCGTACAGGTAGAGCTGATGCCTACCTCCTTTGTAGACATAGCGCCCAGTCTTCCCAGATCCTGAACCTTAACCTCCAGAACCTTTGCCATAACATCCAGAAAACGGCCGGTTCCGGCTGCACACTTGTCGTTCATCTGGAAATTAGTCATGGCGCCGTTGTCAATGTGAAGCACCTTCACATCCTGCCCGCCGATATCAATGACGGTATGGACATTTGGAAACAGGAAGGATGCACCCTTTGCGTGGCAGGAAAGCTCGCTCATCTGCTTTTTGGCGATTCCCAGGAGGGAATTGCGGCCATAGCCGGTTGCCAGTGTGTAGTCAAGCTGCTCCTGTGTCATATCCGCATCCCTGAGGACTTCCTCAATAGCGCGGGCCGGACCGCTTGTGCCTGTTCCCACATCCACCAGGGATTTTCCGACAATTTCCTTTCCGTCCTTTAAGATAATGCATTTCGACGCAGTAGAACCCACATCGATACCCATTGTGTAAATTGCCATAATGACCTCCGTATAGAAAGGAATGTCAAACGGATTCCTGACATCCCCACTTAATCTCTTACATCATTTTTCTACATCGTTTTAAGTATATCATATACAGCATAAAAAAGCCAAAACAATTTGGCCAAACATACATAAAAGTATTCATATAACTGTGATCTGGTATTATTTATAGGCTCCGCATTCAGGCGCATAAATGTCTCTAACCACGACAAGTCAGGCAAAGGTTCCAGTGCCTTTGCCCGACTTATCGTGCTATCCTATCATTTATGCGCCTGTATGGCTAATTTTTATGCTTTTTCTTTTACTATCATTATTTGGGACACTCAAACGTTTTAGAACGTCCCCTGTCTCTTTTGCTGTCTGGCCGGACCGTCTGGCAAAAAGCAGTCCGGCCCTACGGCTGAATTATTTCTTAAATGTCTCGAACTCGCGGATTGCCCTTGGAGTAATCATCTGATGGAATGGGCAGATGGACTGCGGGTTCTGGTATGCTGCCTCTGTGAAGGCCTGGATGTATGGACGGATGTCTGTCATGTCAACGATCTCGTCTACCATTCCCTTCTCTGTGCAGTATTTCGGACGGGACTTGTCTGTGTACATCTGAATCATATCGTTCATCTTGTCGATGATTGGCTGAAGCGGCTCTCCTGCCTTCTTAGCCTTAACGAGCTTTCTGGAGTACATAGCGTTTGCTGCTGTCTCGCCTGGCATTACGTAATACTCACATGCACCTGTACCGATGGAGAATACGTTTGTGTTGTTGCCCTGTGGTCCGCCGAGAACGTAGTGAGCAGCAGCGCTGGCCTTACGGATGGTTACCTCTAAGGACGGCAGCTTGGAGTTCTCGATGGAGTAGATTAAGGACTGTCCAAGACCAAGTAACTCAGCCTTCTCAGCCTCATCGCCTACGTCGATACCTGTTGTATCCTGCAGCCAGATTAACGGGATTCTGTCGCGTGCACAGAGTGTCACGAACTCGTTCATCTTAACTAAGCCCTGACGGTAGAGCTTTCCGCCGATACCTACAGAGTTCTGCTTGTACTCCGGATAGTTCATCAGAAGTCCCTGAACATTGGCGATAACACCTACTAAGAGGCCGTTTACCTTTGCGAGACCTGTGATCATCTCCGGGCCGTATCCCTTCTTGTACTCAGCAAACTCACTGTTGTCGAAGAGACGTGCGATAACCTCGTACATATCGTAAGGACGCTTCTGGTTCATCGGAACGATGCTGTACAGATCCTCTGCCGGGAACTGAGGAGCCTTTGGTGTGTCAACACGGAAGAACTCCAGGTTGTAAGCCGGAAGGTAGCTGATGTATTTCTTGATACCCTCGATTACGCCTAAATCGTTCTCATATACCTCGCGGAAGAATCCTGTCTCATCGTAGTGAATCGGCACGGAGCCTGGAGCCGGTACATGGTGCTTGCTGTTCTCGATCTGTGCATTGATGATCTGCTCTGCAGCCTCCTCATCAATGTATCCCTTCGGGTTCATACCGGAAAGAATACCAGCGCCTCCAACTGCCATGTTGGCATCCTGATGAGCGATCAGGATTGTCGGGGAAATGCTGTGGTATCCGCCGCCTGCAGGGTTTGTTCCGTAGATACCTACGATTACCGGAACGCCTAACTGGTTTAACTCAGAGTTGCGGAAGAATGGTGTACCGCCTCCGCGTCTGTTTGGATATACCTTATCCTGGTTCGGGAACTCAACACCGGAGCAGTTTAACAGGTATACAAGCGGTAAGTGAAGCATCTTAGCTGTGTCGGAAGCGCGAAGCAGATTGTCTGCCTGTCCCGGAACCCATGCTCCAGCCATTTTCTTGTTATCAGATGCTACAATGTAAACCCACTTTCCGTCTACGCGTCCAAGGCCGTTTACCACGTTTGTTGTTCCGAAACGGTTGCCCTCCGGATTGTAAAGGCTGTTTAACGGACACCATGTTCCAGCGTCGATTAATGCATTGATACGCTGCATAGCGGATAACTGTCCGCGCTCATTTAACTTCTCCTCGGAAGTAATGCCGGCTGCAAGAGCTTTCTCGATGGAATCGTGAATGTCCTTCTCAACAGCCTTTAAGCTCTCTTCATTTTCTGGATTCGGATTAACCAGATCTTTACCGATTGTAGGCATGTTCTGGAAATATCCTGGCATAGAATACATGTTCATTTTGAATCTCCTATTCTTTACTTTGAAAAATGAAACTATAACAAAAAGTGAAAATCAACAGCGGCACGGTCTTCCGAAACGGAAGGCCATGCCGGAAAATGCTGTCTGGTGTAATTTTCACCTCAGTATCCTGTTTTCAGATCCTTCTGGCTTATTTTGCCTCCGGCTCCTCCTTCGGAACCTGGATAAATGCCTGACCTGGATCGATCTCCTCACGGATCATCTTGATTACCTCAGGAGACGGAGGATCCAGCTTCACTGCTCTGGATACATCCAGATCGAAACCTGTGTTCTCGATGATATCCTCCGGTGAGGATGTCTCATAGTATCCTGCAAGGTACATTCTCTTTGTATCCTTGTCAAACTTTAAGATACCGCGGTCTGTAACGACTGCCAGAGGTCCTCTGTTGCCCGGAAGGCCGAGTCTCTCACGTCCGCCAGGGCCGTCGATCCAGCCTGGGCTTGTAACGTAGTCAATCTTCTGCATGAATCTTCTCTTCTCATGCTGAATCATGATGATTGTGTTGTTGAAGGTAGCAATAGCGTTTGCACCGCCGGAACCTGTGAAACGTGTCTTCGGATTGTGGTAATCTCCGATACAGGTGGAGTTTACGTTTCCGTATGGGTCGATCTGAGCGCCGCCGATGAAAGCGATGATACGATCGTTGTTGTGCAGCCAGTCGTTTGTCTCAAATCCGATGAAACGGATGTTCGGCCACTGGCATCCGCAGTGTGCCATAAAACGAAGGTCACCTACAGAACGCGGAACCTCAATCGGAGAGCAGTCCATAAGACCGGACTCAACGATTAAGTTGCACTTAGGAGCGAAAAGCCTCTTGGCAACAGAAGCGCCGATTAACGGAAGACCGGTACCTACGATTGCGATGTTGTCATCTGTGATCTGCTGTGCAAGCGTAATAGCCTGCATCTCTTTGTTTGTATACTTTGTGTAGTCAGCCATGATTAATCCTCCTTGCTTACATCTGTTGCATATCCAAAGCCATCAGATACTTTTAACTTAAGGAGACGATTTACACCGATCTTCTCAAGGAACTCTTCATTGTCTTTCACGTCGTAAACGTACTCTTTTAAGAATGCCTTGAAATCCTCCTCTGTCTTGCTGGCTGCGCCATAAGCCTTCAGGAAGCTGTTGTCATAATCATAGTAGCCGTAGCACTGTGTCGGGTATGCGCCGTAAGGAGCAACGCAGACAGCGTCAACTGCGAAGCACGGAATCTTTGTAAGGGTTGGATCTCTGCGGATCACTTCGTTGCTTACCAG is part of the Clostridium sp. M62/1 genome and harbors:
- the hgdC gene encoding (R)-2-hydroxyglutaryl-CoA dehydratase activase HgdC, with the protein product MAIYTMGIDVGSTASKCIILKDGKEIVGKSLVDVGTGTSGPARAIEEVLRDADMTQEQLDYTLATGYGRNSLLGIAKKQMSELSCHAKGASFLFPNVHTVIDIGGQDVKVLHIDNGAMTNFQMNDKCAAGTGRFLDVMAKVLEVKVQDLGRLGAMSTKEVGISSTCTVFAESEVISQLAMGTDKCDIINGIHKSVAHRVTGLAHRIGVVPDVVMTGGVAQNSGVVSALQKELGCEIHISPLTQYNGALGAALFAYQAASRQK
- a CDS encoding acyl-CoA carboxylase subunit beta; its protein translation is MNMYSMPGYFQNMPTIGKDLVNPNPENEESLKAVEKDIHDSIEKALAAGITSEEKLNERGQLSAMQRINALIDAGTWCPLNSLYNPEGNRFGTTNVVNGLGRVDGKWVYIVASDNKKMAGAWVPGQADNLLRASDTAKMLHLPLVYLLNCSGVEFPNQDKVYPNRRGGGTPFFRNSELNQLGVPVIVGIYGTNPAGGGYHSISPTILIAHQDANMAVGGAGILSGMNPKGYIDEEAAEQIINAQIENSKHHVPAPGSVPIHYDETGFFREVYENDLGVIEGIKKYISYLPAYNLEFFRVDTPKAPQFPAEDLYSIVPMNQKRPYDMYEVIARLFDNSEFAEYKKGYGPEMITGLAKVNGLLVGVIANVQGLLMNYPEYKQNSVGIGGKLYRQGLVKMNEFVTLCARDRIPLIWLQDTTGIDVGDEAEKAELLGLGQSLIYSIENSKLPSLEVTIRKASAAAHYVLGGPQGNNTNVFSIGTGACEYYVMPGETAANAMYSRKLVKAKKAGEPLQPIIDKMNDMIQMYTDKSRPKYCTEKGMVDEIVDMTDIRPYIQAFTEAAYQNPQSICPFHQMITPRAIREFETFKK
- the gctB gene encoding glutaconate CoA-transferase subunit B — protein: MADYTKYTNKEMQAITLAQQITDDNIAIVGTGLPLIGASVAKRLFAPKCNLIVESGLMDCSPIEVPRSVGDLRFMAHCGCQWPNIRFIGFETNDWLHNNDRIIAFIGGAQIDPYGNVNSTCIGDYHNPKTRFTGSGGANAIATFNNTIIMIQHEKRRFMQKIDYVTSPGWIDGPGGRERLGLPGNRGPLAVVTDRGILKFDKDTKRMYLAGYYETSSPEDIIENTGFDLDVSRAVKLDPPSPEVIKMIREEIDPGQAFIQVPKEEPEAK